One region of Mycolicibacterium insubricum genomic DNA includes:
- a CDS encoding MmpS family transport accessory protein, translated as MRRRLWATLRRHWTLVVLVVVVAVVGLTVSRLHGIFGSNNRISAPSVESIDNADFNPKRVTLEVFGSPGSTATVNFLDEQAQPHRVDDVTLPWSHELVTNDPTLFADLRAHGGTGSIGCRIIVDGILKDERSVDLAGGYVSCLDKTA; from the coding sequence ATGCGCAGGCGACTTTGGGCCACCCTGCGGCGCCACTGGACACTGGTCGTGCTGGTCGTCGTGGTTGCCGTGGTCGGACTGACCGTGTCCCGGCTGCACGGCATCTTCGGCTCCAACAACCGGATCTCCGCGCCCAGCGTGGAATCCATCGACAACGCCGACTTCAATCCCAAGCGGGTGACCCTGGAGGTGTTCGGCTCGCCGGGCTCCACCGCGACGGTCAACTTCCTCGACGAGCAGGCCCAGCCGCACCGCGTCGACGACGTGACCCTGCCGTGGAGCCACGAGCTTGTCACCAACGACCCGACCCTGTTTGCCGACCTGCGAGCGCACGGCGGCACCGGCTCCATCGGATGTCGCATCATCGTCGACGGAATCCTCAAGGACGAGCGGTCCGTGGACCTCGCCGGTGGCTATGTCTCCTGTCTGGACAAGACGGCATGA
- the groL gene encoding chaperonin GroEL (60 kDa chaperone family; promotes refolding of misfolded polypeptides especially under stressful conditions; forms two stacked rings of heptamers to form a barrel-shaped 14mer; ends can be capped by GroES; misfolded proteins enter the barrel where they are refolded when GroES binds) → MAKTIAYDEEARRGLERGLNALADAVKVTLGPKGRNVVLEKKWGAPTITNDGVSIAKEIDLEDPYEKIGAELVKEVAKKTDDVAGDGTTTATVLAQALVREGLRNVAAGANPLGLKRGIEKAVEKVTSTLLASAKEVETKEQIAATAGISAGDQTIGDLIAEAMDKVGNEGVITVEESNTFGLQLELTEGMRFDKGYISGYFVTDAERQEAVLEDPYILLVSSKISTVKDLLPLLEKVIQAGKPLLIIAEDVEGEALSTLVVNKIRGTFKSVAVKAPGFGDRRKAMLQDMAILTGGQVISEEVGLSLETADVALLGQARKVVVTKDETTIVEGAGDSDAIAGRVAQIRTEIENSDSDYDREKLQERLAKLAGGVAVIKAGAATEVELKERKHRIEDAVRNAKAAVEEGIVAGGGVALLQSAPSLDELTLAGDEATGANIVRVALSAPLKQIAFNAGLEPGVVAEKVTNSPAGVGLNAATGEYEDLLKAGVADPVKVTRSALQNAASIAALFLTTEAVVADKPEKAAAPAGDPTGGMGGMDF, encoded by the coding sequence ATGGCCAAGACAATTGCGTACGACGAAGAGGCCCGTCGCGGTCTCGAGCGGGGCCTCAACGCCCTCGCCGACGCGGTAAAGGTGACGCTGGGCCCCAAGGGCCGCAACGTCGTCCTGGAGAAGAAGTGGGGCGCCCCCACGATCACCAACGATGGTGTTTCCATCGCCAAGGAGATCGACCTGGAGGACCCGTACGAGAAGATCGGCGCCGAGCTGGTCAAGGAAGTCGCCAAGAAGACCGACGACGTCGCGGGCGACGGAACCACCACCGCCACCGTGCTGGCCCAGGCCCTGGTTCGTGAAGGTCTGCGCAACGTCGCGGCCGGCGCCAACCCGCTCGGCCTCAAGCGCGGCATCGAGAAGGCCGTCGAGAAGGTCACCTCGACCCTGCTGGCCTCGGCCAAGGAGGTCGAGACCAAGGAGCAGATCGCCGCCACCGCCGGTATCTCCGCGGGCGACCAGACCATCGGTGACCTGATCGCCGAGGCCATGGACAAGGTCGGCAACGAGGGTGTCATCACCGTCGAGGAGTCCAACACCTTCGGCCTGCAGCTGGAGCTCACCGAGGGCATGCGGTTCGACAAGGGCTACATCTCGGGCTACTTCGTCACCGACGCCGAGCGTCAGGAAGCCGTCCTGGAGGATCCCTACATCCTGCTGGTCAGCTCCAAGATCTCGACCGTCAAGGATCTGCTGCCACTGCTGGAGAAGGTCATCCAGGCCGGCAAGCCGCTGCTGATCATCGCCGAGGACGTCGAGGGCGAGGCCCTGTCGACCCTGGTGGTCAACAAGATCCGCGGCACCTTCAAGTCCGTCGCCGTCAAGGCCCCGGGCTTCGGCGACCGCCGCAAGGCGATGCTGCAGGACATGGCGATCCTCACCGGCGGCCAGGTCATCAGCGAAGAGGTCGGCCTGTCCCTGGAGACTGCCGACGTCGCGCTGCTGGGTCAGGCCCGCAAGGTCGTCGTGACCAAGGATGAGACCACCATCGTCGAGGGCGCCGGTGATTCCGACGCCATCGCCGGCCGGGTGGCCCAGATCCGCACCGAGATCGAGAACAGCGACTCCGACTACGACCGCGAGAAGCTGCAGGAGCGCCTGGCCAAGCTGGCCGGCGGTGTTGCGGTGATCAAGGCCGGAGCGGCCACCGAGGTGGAGCTCAAGGAGCGCAAGCACCGCATCGAGGACGCGGTCCGCAACGCCAAGGCCGCCGTCGAGGAGGGCATCGTCGCCGGTGGTGGCGTCGCCCTGCTGCAGTCGGCTCCGTCGCTCGACGAGCTGACCCTCGCCGGTGACGAGGCGACCGGTGCCAACATCGTGCGCGTCGCGCTGTCGGCCCCGCTGAAGCAGATCGCCTTCAACGCGGGCCTGGAGCCCGGCGTTGTCGCCGAGAAGGTCACCAACTCGCCCGCCGGCGTCGGCCTGAACGCCGCCACCGGTGAGTACGAGGACCTGCTCAAGGCCGGCGTTGCCGACCCGGTCAAGGTCACCCGCTCGGCGCTGCAGAACGCGGCGTCCATCGCGGCCCTGTTCCTGACCACCGAGGCCGTCGTCGCCGACAAGCCGGAGAAGGCCGCCGCACCCGCCGGCGACCCGACCGGTGGCATGGGTGGCATGGACTTCTAA
- a CDS encoding phosphatase PAP2 family protein, whose protein sequence is MRLLFRWWPVIGLLLMIGLGRWVGRGPTAVDRYFLRDNTAIYDWRLVLLVFTDVRVVTAAWVVGIAVTFWQRRWRPALTIAVTAPAATFLVAACKQAFGRTKGATLAYPSGHTTMLVVVLGLLVMAAGWAAWTLVAASVVTALGMAGQALTYHYFTDTVGGLLLGTAVVAAAAVVAGCPPESVEPRRTAGVPD, encoded by the coding sequence ATGCGATTGCTGTTCCGTTGGTGGCCGGTGATCGGGCTGCTGTTGATGATCGGCCTCGGCCGCTGGGTGGGCCGGGGCCCGACGGCGGTGGACCGCTACTTCCTGCGCGACAACACCGCCATCTACGACTGGCGGCTGGTGCTGCTGGTGTTCACCGACGTCCGAGTGGTTACCGCGGCCTGGGTAGTGGGTATCGCGGTGACGTTCTGGCAAAGGCGCTGGCGGCCGGCGCTGACCATCGCCGTCACCGCGCCCGCCGCCACCTTCCTGGTGGCTGCCTGCAAACAGGCCTTCGGCCGGACCAAGGGCGCCACCTTGGCGTATCCCAGCGGCCACACCACGATGCTGGTGGTCGTTCTCGGGTTGCTGGTGATGGCCGCGGGCTGGGCGGCGTGGACGCTGGTCGCCGCGTCGGTGGTGACCGCACTCGGCATGGCGGGCCAGGCGCTGACCTACCACTATTTCACCGACACCGTCGGCGGTCTGCTGCTGGGCACCGCCGTGGTCGCCGCGGCGGCGGTCGTGGCCGGCTGCCCACCGGAATCCGTCGAGCCTCGCCGAACCGCCGGCGTGCCAGACTGA
- a CDS encoding FAD-dependent oxidoreductase, which produces MRSIRVAVIGAGPAGIYAADILANEHPGARIDVFDRLPAPYGLVRYGVAPDHPRIKEIIKALRRVLSREEIRFIGNVNYGADIKLTDLRRHYDAVIFATGARKDRPLDIPGIDLPGSHGAADFVSWYDGHPDVPRDWPLQARHVAVLGAGNVALDVARMLAKPADEQLTTDIPDNVYRGLAANQATDVHVFARRGPAQIKFSPMEFRELSHSPSIDVIVHPEGFEIDEGSQQAINKTKSIKLVVDTMMKYLDQEPTGAPHRIHIHLCQAPVAILSEDGKVVGLRTEVTELTGDGTVRGTGEYKDWPVEAVYRAVGYLSSPLADVPFDHHDGVIPNEAGRVQDMDGQVPGVYVTGWIKRGPIGLIGHTKSDASETVHSLLADLADIAAPEIADPESIFEQLRGSGVDYTTWSEWEALDAHETALGQAESRERIKVVDREEMIASGRC; this is translated from the coding sequence ATGCGGTCTATCCGCGTCGCAGTCATCGGGGCCGGGCCGGCCGGCATCTACGCCGCTGACATCCTCGCCAACGAACATCCCGGGGCCCGCATCGACGTCTTCGACAGGTTGCCGGCGCCCTACGGCCTGGTCCGCTACGGCGTCGCGCCCGACCATCCCCGGATCAAGGAGATCATCAAGGCGCTCCGCCGGGTGCTCTCGCGCGAAGAGATCCGCTTCATCGGCAACGTCAACTACGGCGCCGACATCAAGTTGACCGACCTGCGCCGTCACTACGACGCGGTTATCTTCGCCACCGGCGCCCGCAAAGACCGGCCGCTGGACATTCCGGGCATCGATCTGCCCGGGAGCCACGGCGCCGCCGATTTCGTGTCCTGGTACGACGGGCACCCAGACGTGCCGCGCGACTGGCCGCTGCAGGCCCGCCATGTCGCCGTCCTGGGCGCGGGCAACGTCGCCCTCGACGTCGCGCGCATGCTGGCCAAGCCCGCCGACGAACAGCTGACCACCGACATCCCCGACAACGTCTATCGCGGGCTGGCCGCCAACCAGGCCACCGACGTGCACGTGTTCGCCCGCCGCGGCCCGGCGCAGATCAAGTTCAGCCCCATGGAGTTCCGCGAGCTGTCGCACTCCCCGAGCATCGACGTGATCGTGCACCCGGAGGGCTTCGAAATCGATGAGGGCAGCCAGCAGGCGATCAACAAGACCAAGTCGATCAAGCTCGTCGTCGACACCATGATGAAGTACTTGGACCAGGAGCCGACCGGGGCGCCGCACCGGATTCACATCCACCTGTGTCAGGCGCCGGTGGCGATCCTCAGCGAGGACGGCAAGGTCGTCGGGCTGCGCACCGAGGTCACCGAACTGACCGGTGACGGTACCGTGCGCGGCACCGGCGAGTACAAGGACTGGCCGGTGGAAGCGGTGTACCGCGCGGTGGGCTACCTGTCCTCGCCGCTGGCCGACGTACCGTTCGACCACCACGACGGCGTCATCCCCAACGAGGCCGGCCGGGTGCAGGACATGGACGGGCAGGTGCCCGGCGTCTACGTAACCGGCTGGATCAAACGCGGGCCGATCGGACTCATCGGGCACACCAAATCCGACGCGTCGGAGACCGTGCACAGCCTGCTCGCCGACCTGGCGGACATCGCGGCCCCCGAGATCGCCGATCCCGAGTCCATCTTCGAGCAGCTGCGCGGCAGCGGGGTCGACTACACGACCTGGTCCGAGTGGGAAGCCCTGGATGCCCACGAGACGGCGCTCGGTCAGGCCGAGAGCCGGGAGCGGATCAAGGTCGTCGACCGCGAGGAGATGATCGCCTCTGGACGATGCTGA
- a CDS encoding TetR/AcrR family transcriptional regulator, translated as MGTPVATIPPPSPWSEREVEFLGVTLRLLQEHGYDGLTIDEVAAEAKASKATIYRRWPSKADLVVAAFIEGTRSYATLPNTGSLRGDLIAIGHQVCDQAGEHSANVRAVLTEIARTPELGAALQTFFAQRRALITAVLDAAVARGEIDVAVINDDLWDVLPGYLVFRHLLPRTPPSDQTVIDLVDQVMLPSLTRRAV; from the coding sequence GTGGGTACCCCGGTCGCAACCATCCCGCCGCCGTCGCCGTGGTCGGAGCGGGAGGTGGAATTCCTCGGCGTCACGCTGCGCCTGCTGCAGGAGCACGGCTACGACGGCCTCACCATCGATGAGGTGGCCGCCGAGGCCAAGGCCTCCAAGGCCACCATCTACCGGCGCTGGCCGTCGAAGGCCGATCTGGTGGTGGCCGCGTTCATCGAGGGGACCCGTTCCTACGCCACGCTGCCGAATACCGGATCGCTGCGCGGGGATCTGATCGCGATTGGGCACCAGGTGTGCGACCAGGCCGGTGAGCACTCCGCCAACGTGCGCGCGGTGCTGACCGAGATCGCCCGCACCCCCGAGCTCGGCGCGGCGCTGCAGACCTTCTTCGCCCAGCGACGGGCGCTGATCACCGCGGTGCTCGACGCGGCCGTCGCCCGGGGTGAGATCGACGTGGCGGTGATCAACGACGACCTCTGGGATGTATTGCCCGGCTATCTGGTGTTCCGGCATCTGCTGCCGCGCACTCCCCCCAGCGATCAGACGGTGATCGACCTGGTGGACCAGGTGATGTTGCCCAGCCTGACTCGACGAGCGGTGTAG
- a CDS encoding VOC family protein has product MIDHVGINCGDWVTAQRFYDTVLGVLGYTRQMDHGVAIGYGRDGHPSFWIADAAAGEANGPNREVHLAFQASDIAAVDAFYDTAMQLGAESLHMPRRWPEYHPGYYGAFVRDPDGNNVEAVFHGAPAE; this is encoded by the coding sequence ATGATCGATCACGTCGGCATCAACTGTGGCGATTGGGTTACTGCCCAAAGGTTCTACGACACCGTGCTCGGTGTGCTGGGTTACACCCGGCAGATGGATCACGGCGTCGCGATCGGCTACGGCCGCGACGGGCACCCGAGTTTCTGGATCGCCGACGCCGCCGCCGGTGAGGCCAACGGGCCCAATCGTGAGGTGCATCTGGCGTTCCAGGCCTCCGACATCGCCGCAGTCGACGCGTTCTACGACACCGCGATGCAGCTCGGCGCAGAGTCGCTGCACATGCCCCGGCGCTGGCCGGAGTACCACCCCGGCTATTACGGCGCCTTTGTTCGCGATCCCGACGGCAACAACGTGGAGGCCGTCTTCCACGGTGCTCCCGCGGAGTAA
- a CDS encoding polysaccharide deacetylase family protein has product MHSRRRFLTLAAGTALGVAVAGAPRGWADPAPTLAAGLAGRAPTAWGTAMPGIVSWFKPDGKQIALTFDLCPGGYDDALVRTLVANKIPAVLFLNSRWIDKHFGQATELAANPLFEIGNHGTRHVPLSVTGRSAYGIAGTRSVNEVVDEVWTNHQKITALTGKAPTWFRTGTAHYDDVAVAIVKQLGETPLGFTVNGDGGATLKPPAVAGNLTAAAPGSIVISHMNHPEAGTGAGYALAIPKMLAAGWQFVAVSAVAGR; this is encoded by the coding sequence ATGCACTCCCGACGGCGGTTCCTCACCCTTGCGGCCGGCACCGCGCTGGGAGTGGCGGTCGCCGGCGCCCCGCGCGGCTGGGCGGACCCGGCTCCGACCCTGGCGGCCGGCCTGGCCGGGCGCGCACCGACCGCGTGGGGGACGGCGATGCCGGGCATCGTCTCGTGGTTCAAACCCGACGGCAAGCAGATCGCGCTGACCTTCGACCTCTGCCCGGGTGGCTACGACGACGCCTTGGTCAGAACGCTCGTCGCCAACAAGATCCCGGCCGTGCTGTTTCTCAACAGCCGGTGGATCGACAAGCACTTCGGCCAGGCCACCGAACTGGCCGCCAACCCGCTGTTCGAGATCGGCAACCACGGCACACGGCATGTGCCGCTGTCGGTCACCGGCCGGTCGGCCTACGGCATCGCCGGGACGCGTTCGGTCAACGAGGTGGTCGACGAGGTGTGGACCAACCACCAGAAGATCACCGCACTGACCGGCAAGGCGCCGACCTGGTTCCGTACCGGAACGGCCCACTACGACGACGTCGCCGTGGCCATCGTCAAACAGCTCGGTGAGACGCCGCTGGGCTTTACCGTCAACGGCGACGGCGGGGCCACGCTGAAGCCGCCCGCCGTCGCGGGGAACCTGACCGCGGCGGCACCCGGGTCGATCGTCATCTCCCACATGAACCACCCCGAGGCGGGCACCGGCGCGGGCTACGCCCTGGCGATCCCGAAGATGCTCGCCGCCGGCTGGCAGTTCGTGGCGGTCAGTGCCGTCGCCGGGCGGTAG
- a CDS encoding helix-turn-helix transcriptional regulator — MVGRAQELAALNAAIDVESRGDAILISGPPGIGRSTLLGLARDRARVLGRLVLSVSGVPQERATPFGGVHQLLCALADEHGVALAPRDVLAERADVATVATALLELLAGLDRSVLLSVDDPRWLDRRTRDVLQFVARRSAGRRLTIVAALPQAAGRELLDRDRVTDIALGPLDRAGAEELLDRRPGAPSGMRRERLLLQAAGNPGALVEFCSALADEPGFAPVSEPLPLPADRLAVYRRLLEDLPPATRSALAVLAAASDDDLSCLAVGAVVDLGALAPAESAGLVRIDGDRLCPLNPLIRSAAYHCAPLTERLDAHRAFVEHLVAQPYRAAWHRAKVVNTDVELADWIDGAAPVLQAWGGQLAAASLLRRAALLSADGDLITGRLIKAARCARYGGDPLWARELADRALHGAGTERLQVQALSERALASTWDVDLPRTIGVLCSVAEEAVAIDPVLGWEPIRAAATATFLGGDVGARAALARGLRLLTAADPSPSLQAAVSRVWVRAVSDPVSAQADAAEISRLAEQAEEPEDLEVLGATAWLAGEPGTALGCLLRALPAETSDGSPPGTPLVLMALSWIYLGTARWHEALRTAEDMSRLARYSRQPLVGAVAELIRAAVLARRGESAAARAHLDSATGMADCQGASALAACAHLVLGTVALNEDRPEAAYAEFGALFTGLGEPSHGHFSYLGVPDWAAAAVRLGDTAEAVRQLDAIVGLLPERRSARTDQLVAHARTLLQPAEPIADAVETLADPRGETWQFERAKFRLTVAGWFRRNYRRTEARREFSTALAVLERLGARLWIDAGTKELRATGIRRPADKTGVVKLSPQEHQVVYLASQGMTNRQIGSLLNVSARTVSGHLYRAFPKLGVTNRRQLRDIEPPTGLSGSVTRVR; from the coding sequence GTGGTCGGCCGGGCACAGGAACTGGCAGCGCTGAACGCGGCGATCGACGTCGAGTCGCGCGGTGACGCGATTCTGATCTCCGGGCCGCCGGGAATCGGGCGCAGCACCCTGCTCGGCCTCGCCCGCGACCGGGCCCGGGTGCTCGGCCGACTGGTGCTCAGCGTCTCCGGCGTGCCGCAGGAGCGTGCGACGCCGTTCGGTGGGGTCCACCAACTGCTGTGCGCGCTGGCCGACGAACACGGCGTCGCCCTGGCACCCCGGGACGTACTTGCCGAGCGCGCCGATGTCGCGACGGTGGCCACCGCATTGCTGGAGCTACTCGCTGGGCTGGATCGCTCGGTGCTGCTGAGCGTCGATGACCCGCGTTGGCTCGATCGCCGGACCCGCGACGTCCTGCAATTCGTGGCCCGACGCAGCGCCGGGCGCCGGCTCACCATCGTGGCCGCGCTGCCTCAAGCAGCCGGCCGTGAGCTGCTGGACCGGGACCGGGTCACCGATATCGCGCTGGGACCGCTGGACCGCGCGGGCGCCGAGGAACTCCTGGATCGCCGACCTGGCGCGCCGTCTGGGATGCGACGCGAGCGGCTACTGCTGCAGGCCGCCGGAAACCCTGGGGCGCTGGTCGAATTCTGCTCGGCGCTCGCCGACGAACCCGGATTCGCTCCGGTGTCGGAGCCGCTGCCGCTTCCCGCGGACCGTCTCGCTGTCTACCGTCGCCTACTCGAGGATCTGCCGCCGGCCACCCGGAGCGCGCTGGCGGTGCTGGCGGCTGCCTCCGACGACGACCTGTCCTGCCTGGCGGTCGGCGCGGTGGTTGACCTGGGTGCGCTCGCGCCCGCCGAATCGGCCGGGCTGGTGCGGATCGACGGCGACCGGCTGTGTCCCCTGAACCCGCTGATCCGTTCGGCTGCGTACCACTGCGCCCCATTGACCGAACGACTGGACGCCCACCGCGCATTCGTCGAACACCTGGTGGCTCAGCCCTACCGGGCCGCCTGGCACCGGGCGAAGGTGGTCAACACCGACGTGGAGCTGGCCGACTGGATCGACGGCGCGGCACCCGTGCTTCAGGCCTGGGGCGGCCAACTCGCGGCAGCGTCGCTGCTGCGCCGGGCCGCGCTGCTGAGCGCCGACGGCGACCTGATCACGGGCCGCCTGATCAAGGCGGCTCGATGCGCCCGATATGGCGGAGACCCGTTGTGGGCGAGGGAACTCGCCGATCGTGCGTTGCACGGAGCGGGTACCGAACGCCTGCAGGTGCAAGCGCTGAGCGAACGCGCCCTGGCGAGTACCTGGGACGTCGACCTGCCGCGGACGATCGGGGTGCTGTGCTCCGTGGCCGAGGAAGCCGTCGCGATCGACCCGGTGCTGGGCTGGGAGCCGATCCGGGCGGCGGCCACCGCGACGTTCCTCGGCGGCGACGTCGGTGCGCGCGCGGCGCTGGCCCGAGGGTTGCGCCTGCTAACGGCTGCCGATCCGAGCCCGTCGCTGCAGGCAGCGGTGTCGCGGGTATGGGTCCGGGCGGTGTCGGATCCCGTGTCTGCCCAAGCCGATGCCGCCGAGATCAGCCGGCTGGCTGAGCAAGCCGAGGAGCCCGAAGACCTGGAGGTCCTCGGTGCCACCGCCTGGCTGGCAGGCGAGCCGGGGACCGCGCTCGGCTGCCTGCTGCGTGCGCTGCCGGCCGAAACCTCCGACGGCTCGCCGCCGGGCACCCCGCTGGTATTGATGGCATTGTCCTGGATCTACCTCGGCACCGCTCGATGGCACGAGGCGCTACGCACCGCCGAGGACATGTCCCGGCTCGCCAGGTATTCCCGTCAGCCGCTCGTCGGCGCGGTCGCCGAACTGATCCGCGCCGCCGTTTTGGCCAGACGAGGCGAAAGTGCGGCCGCCCGAGCCCATCTCGACTCCGCGACCGGAATGGCCGATTGCCAGGGCGCTTCGGCGCTGGCGGCATGCGCGCATCTGGTGCTCGGTACGGTCGCGCTCAACGAGGATCGCCCGGAGGCCGCGTACGCGGAGTTTGGCGCGTTGTTCACCGGGCTCGGGGAACCATCGCACGGGCACTTCTCTTATCTCGGCGTGCCGGATTGGGCGGCTGCCGCGGTTCGGCTCGGGGACACCGCCGAGGCCGTCCGGCAACTGGATGCCATCGTGGGCCTGTTGCCTGAGCGGCGATCGGCACGCACCGATCAGCTGGTCGCCCATGCGCGAACGCTGCTGCAGCCCGCTGAGCCGATCGCCGACGCCGTCGAAACGTTGGCCGATCCACGCGGCGAGACCTGGCAGTTCGAGCGGGCCAAATTCCGGCTCACCGTTGCAGGCTGGTTTCGTCGTAACTACCGTCGAACTGAGGCGCGTCGTGAGTTCTCCACCGCGTTAGCGGTTTTGGAGCGTTTAGGCGCGCGGCTGTGGATTGATGCCGGGACCAAGGAGTTGCGCGCGACGGGTATCCGACGCCCAGCCGACAAGACCGGCGTAGTCAAGCTGAGTCCCCAGGAACATCAGGTTGTTTACCTGGCCAGCCAGGGCATGACCAACCGGCAGATCGGATCGCTGCTGAACGTGTCGGCGCGCACCGTGTCCGGGCACCTTTACCGCGCGTTTCCGAAGCTGGGTGTCACCAACCGTCGGCAGCTCAGAGACATCGAACCGCCAACAGGATTGTCCGGCAGCGTGACCCGTGTCAGGTGA
- a CDS encoding N-acyl-D-amino-acid deacylase family protein, translated as MTFDLVIRNGTVVDGLGNPPVTADVAVRDGVIVEVGAVTGIGRREIDATGLLVTPGFVDLHTHYDGQAIWSERLNPSSAHGVTTVVMGNCGVGFAPCRTEDHEVLVDVMAGVEDIPGVVMVDGLPWHWESFPEFLDALDSRRRDIDVAAFLPHSPLRVYVMGQRGVDREVATPEDLAMMRKLAAEAVAAGALGFASSRLTLHKTSGGQPIPSYEASYAEIEAIARGVEDAGGGLIQFVPDLLAEDYEGALSAVFDVAAEVGLPVTFTMAIGNAGPPLYLDALAMVEKANANGGNVTGQIFPRPIGLVLGLQLSGNPFITYPSYRQIADLPLAERVALMHKPEVRQRILTDTPSADGHPLMFASQAFDYMFPLGESPDYEPAASESIAARARARGVSPLEEAYDRLLDDDGHAMLLVTLANFRDNSLDTVAELIGRDDVVLGLGDGGAHYGMICDASFPTYLLTHWVRDRPSGRLSLPAAVRELTSVPARVAGLADRGRIAVGYKADLNVLDADGLRLHRPVVVHDLPGGGRRLDQSADGYVATVVSGEVIAENGVPTTARPGKLIRGRQSAPA; from the coding sequence ATGACCTTCGATCTCGTCATCCGCAACGGCACCGTCGTCGACGGCCTGGGCAACCCACCGGTGACCGCCGATGTCGCGGTCCGCGACGGGGTCATCGTTGAGGTCGGGGCGGTGACGGGCATCGGCCGCCGGGAGATCGACGCGACAGGGTTGCTGGTCACCCCCGGCTTCGTCGACCTGCACACCCACTACGACGGGCAGGCGATCTGGAGCGAGCGACTCAACCCGTCGTCGGCGCACGGGGTGACCACCGTGGTGATGGGCAACTGTGGGGTGGGGTTTGCGCCGTGCCGCACCGAGGACCACGAGGTGCTGGTCGACGTGATGGCCGGCGTCGAGGACATCCCGGGCGTGGTGATGGTCGACGGCCTGCCGTGGCACTGGGAGAGTTTCCCGGAGTTCCTCGATGCGCTGGATTCGCGGCGCCGTGACATCGACGTGGCGGCGTTCCTGCCGCATTCGCCGCTTCGGGTGTACGTGATGGGGCAACGCGGGGTGGATCGCGAGGTCGCCACCCCCGAGGACCTGGCGATGATGCGCAAGCTGGCCGCCGAGGCGGTGGCCGCCGGCGCGCTGGGCTTTGCGTCGTCGCGGCTGACCCTGCACAAAACCTCTGGTGGACAACCTATCCCGAGCTACGAGGCGTCGTATGCGGAGATCGAGGCGATCGCCCGTGGCGTCGAAGACGCCGGCGGCGGACTGATCCAGTTCGTGCCGGACCTGCTGGCCGAGGACTACGAGGGCGCACTGTCGGCGGTGTTCGACGTCGCCGCCGAGGTCGGGCTGCCGGTGACGTTCACCATGGCGATCGGCAATGCCGGTCCCCCGCTGTACCTGGATGCGCTGGCCATGGTGGAGAAGGCAAATGCCAACGGCGGTAACGTGACCGGGCAGATCTTCCCGCGGCCGATCGGACTGGTGCTGGGCCTGCAGCTGTCCGGGAATCCGTTCATCACCTACCCGAGCTACCGGCAGATCGCCGACCTACCGCTGGCCGAACGCGTTGCATTGATGCACAAACCGGAAGTGCGGCAACGCATTCTGACCGATACACCGAGCGCCGACGGGCACCCGTTGATGTTCGCGTCGCAGGCCTTCGACTACATGTTCCCACTCGGCGAGTCACCCGACTATGAACCGGCGGCGTCGGAGTCGATCGCCGCCCGGGCCCGGGCGCGCGGCGTCAGTCCGTTGGAGGAGGCCTACGACCGGCTGCTCGACGACGACGGCCACGCCATGCTGCTGGTGACGCTGGCCAACTTCCGGGACAACTCGCTGGACACCGTCGCAGAGCTGATCGGCCGCGACGACGTGGTGCTGGGACTCGGCGACGGTGGCGCCCACTACGGGATGATCTGCGACGCCTCGTTCCCGACGTACCTGCTGACGCACTGGGTGCGCGACCGACCGTCGGGGCGACTGTCGCTGCCGGCTGCCGTGCGCGAGCTGACATCGGTACCCGCGCGCGTTGCCGGCCTGGCCGACCGCGGCCGAATCGCGGTGGGCTACAAGGCCGATCTCAATGTGCTCGACGCCGACGGCCTGCGGCTGCACCGGCCCGTCGTCGTCCATGATCTGCCCGGGGGCGGACGACGGCTGGACCAAAGTGCCGACGGGTATGTGGCGACGGTGGTCTCCGGCGAGGTCATCGCCGAGAACGGGGTCCCGACGACGGCCCGTCCGGGGAAACTGATCCGCGGCCGCCAGTCCGCTCCGGCGTAG